A single window of uncultured Pseudodesulfovibrio sp. DNA harbors:
- a CDS encoding MBL fold metallo-hydrolase codes for MSNDKKNISRRDFVKGAATGLVAGAFAGMGLYSYSPWAYDAMPDKERKQHDFGACRNVRITNISETSWFNNAHLIGDIHEAGGLLVNQYTLNWAPFANGKGSAQGSYKEGIGTIKELLPNDLKKAWEIQKKLALHPDNPGGYSCLIEVEALDGTVHKYLLDTGWSYEWMEDSFKREGIDKMLQEQEIEALFISHEHWDHFWGLPVTMKYDNRIPLYVHDGFYEEGLQYIKDSGYKGDLVIADKPVTEIIPGMALLKFDVPIINRVFGETSLAFNIKDRGLVLISGCCHQGILKFADFAYTNLKYDNDKFYGIYGGLHISPFEDWDPKYDDLVISLGQWGFERIGCNHCTGHLTAKKFIEAGYPVVRGTARFRSASKDYLGNGDKISFGC; via the coding sequence ATGAGTAACGATAAAAAGAACATCAGCAGACGCGACTTTGTAAAAGGTGCTGCAACTGGTCTTGTCGCGGGCGCATTCGCCGGAATGGGACTGTATTCCTACAGCCCCTGGGCCTATGACGCCATGCCTGACAAAGAGCGTAAACAGCATGACTTCGGTGCATGCCGCAACGTCCGCATTACCAACATCTCTGAGACCAGTTGGTTCAACAATGCGCACCTCATCGGCGACATCCACGAGGCAGGCGGCCTGCTTGTCAACCAATACACCCTGAACTGGGCACCATTTGCCAACGGCAAGGGATCTGCACAGGGTTCCTACAAAGAGGGTATCGGCACCATCAAGGAGCTGCTCCCCAACGACTTGAAAAAGGCATGGGAAATCCAGAAAAAATTGGCCTTACACCCTGACAATCCGGGTGGATACTCCTGCCTTATCGAAGTGGAAGCTCTTGACGGCACTGTCCACAAGTACCTGCTGGACACCGGCTGGTCCTATGAGTGGATGGAAGACAGCTTCAAACGTGAAGGCATCGACAAGATGCTTCAGGAGCAGGAGATCGAAGCGCTGTTCATTTCACATGAGCACTGGGATCACTTCTGGGGTCTGCCCGTCACCATGAAATACGACAACCGTATTCCCTTGTATGTCCACGATGGCTTCTACGAAGAAGGCCTCCAGTACATCAAGGACTCCGGTTACAAAGGTGATCTGGTCATCGCAGACAAGCCCGTCACGGAAATCATTCCGGGCATGGCACTCCTCAAATTCGATGTCCCCATCATCAACCGCGTGTTTGGTGAAACCTCGCTGGCCTTCAACATCAAGGATCGTGGGCTGGTGCTCATCTCCGGTTGTTGTCATCAGGGTATCCTGAAGTTTGCCGATTTTGCCTACACGAACCTGAAGTACGACAACGACAAGTTCTATGGCATCTATGGCGGTCTGCACATCTCACCCTTTGAAGATTGGGACCCCAAATACGACGACCTCGTAATCTCCCTTGGACAATGGGGCTTCGAGCGCATTGGCTGCAACCATTGCACCGGCCACCTCACCGCCAAGAAATTCATCGAAGCCGGATATCCTGTCGTGCGTGGAACCGCGCGCTTCCGGTCCGCTTCAAAAGATTACCTCGGCAACGGCGATAAGATCAGCTTCGGCTGCTAA
- a CDS encoding GntR family transcriptional regulator produces the protein MASAQRPILCQKVTAMLQGGSFSIGDRLPGERRLAEMFHTSRNTIREVLCNLETMGYLEIKEKSGCYLKSKQGRISWEMLRKRKSQTANHQLIETLMFVAPKLAKAEALRLSPANIASLEKATARLGEAIVNFDLSMVSRQYIAFFLALAEASKNDYLILLMNELSVASQNLEHVGTGLSEVQIDSLFAYHVELFNALKNGQPEQAESLAEQCMQTFHQLVLPEN, from the coding sequence ATGGCTTCTGCACAACGCCCCATACTTTGTCAAAAGGTGACAGCAATGCTTCAGGGAGGCTCCTTTTCCATAGGAGACAGACTTCCCGGCGAACGTCGACTTGCTGAAATGTTCCACACAAGCCGCAACACCATTAGAGAAGTGCTCTGCAACCTTGAGACCATGGGTTACCTTGAGATCAAGGAAAAGAGCGGTTGCTATCTAAAAAGCAAGCAGGGACGCATTTCCTGGGAGATGCTACGAAAACGCAAAAGCCAAACGGCCAATCATCAGTTGATTGAAACCCTCATGTTTGTCGCCCCGAAACTGGCAAAAGCCGAGGCTCTTCGCCTCTCTCCCGCGAACATAGCCTCGCTGGAAAAAGCCACGGCACGACTTGGTGAGGCCATCGTCAACTTCGACCTTTCCATGGTTAGCCGACAATACATCGCTTTTTTTCTGGCCTTGGCCGAGGCCTCCAAAAACGACTATCTCATTCTGTTGATGAATGAACTTTCAGTGGCTTCGCAAAACCTTGAACACGTCGGTACAGGGCTTTCCGAAGTGCAGATAGACTCACTTTTCGCCTATCACGTGGAACTGTTTAACGCATTGAAGAACGGGCAGCCGGAACAAGCGGAAAGCCTCGCTGAACAATGCATGCAGACATTTCACCAACTGGTCCTGCCAGAAAACTAA
- a CDS encoding PAS domain-containing protein, translated as MSKQMDGGSNSYPEIGNGLESYLEVIPAIVWRIDIVGKEISFLNSHTLQPHGEKVRAIMQNPQSAERLVLAEDRERFQHSLKQILHRQKATCVFRIQVDEGINKWFKLAGMPDPEHPTSSVGVLMDITSHVSTILATEGRPGLSVRIDLVDDPVLLVRFTDRSISMVNTAADQLLGYSKKQLSNLHLQELLQDTPGTDLFQIYESLIFSDCWNGELYVTDSTGRSHQCSARIQVIARDEENLLWITLSHLNECRACKGVPVRGNEILPSKTVSAAMRKCTTVKALLESMLKALPKDSPTEAIMLSRIFIDKGIVSVTGVGKPFGGELEDLVHPYEGSIAKNIVRFELDNHVVMETSKSIKPIDWALFIPHGIHSYYAQPFFEEGVLTSVLIFCSTQKGSYDPDADAPLSALHQEFFTHLERCLKK; from the coding sequence ATGTCGAAGCAAATGGACGGCGGGTCCAATTCCTATCCTGAGATAGGGAACGGTCTTGAGAGCTATCTTGAAGTAATCCCAGCCATTGTCTGGCGAATTGATATTGTTGGCAAAGAAATATCATTTCTCAATTCCCATACTCTCCAGCCGCATGGCGAAAAAGTTCGGGCCATCATGCAAAATCCGCAATCGGCTGAACGTCTGGTCCTTGCTGAAGACCGGGAACGCTTTCAGCATAGTCTCAAGCAAATTCTCCATAGACAAAAAGCGACATGCGTATTCCGTATACAAGTGGATGAAGGGATAAACAAATGGTTCAAGCTTGCGGGAATGCCTGACCCGGAACACCCAACAAGTTCCGTGGGCGTACTTATGGACATAACTTCACATGTCAGCACCATCCTGGCAACAGAAGGCCGACCAGGGCTTTCCGTCAGAATAGACCTCGTTGATGACCCCGTACTCCTTGTCAGGTTTACTGATCGCTCCATCAGCATGGTCAACACGGCAGCGGATCAATTGTTGGGATACAGCAAAAAACAATTGTCCAATCTTCATCTGCAGGAACTCTTGCAGGACACTCCCGGCACTGATCTCTTCCAAATATATGAAAGCCTCATTTTTTCAGACTGTTGGAACGGTGAACTGTATGTGACCGACAGCACCGGCAGAAGCCATCAGTGCTCGGCTCGGATTCAGGTCATTGCCCGCGACGAAGAAAATCTACTCTGGATAACCCTGTCGCATCTTAATGAATGTAGGGCATGCAAAGGGGTCCCCGTCAGAGGCAACGAGATCCTTCCATCCAAAACTGTCAGTGCTGCCATGCGGAAGTGCACCACGGTCAAAGCACTCTTGGAGAGTATGCTCAAAGCGCTCCCTAAAGATTCCCCCACGGAAGCCATCATGCTTTCCAGAATATTCATCGACAAGGGAATTGTGTCCGTCACTGGAGTCGGAAAACCATTTGGTGGTGAACTGGAAGACTTGGTGCATCCATATGAAGGCTCAATCGCCAAGAACATCGTGCGTTTCGAACTCGACAACCATGTGGTTATGGAGACATCAAAGAGTATTAAACCCATTGATTGGGCTCTTTTCATCCCGCATGGAATCCATTCCTATTATGCACAACCCTTCTTCGAAGAAGGCGTGCTGACCAGCGTTCTCATTTTTTGTTCAACGCAAAAGGGGAGTTACGACCCGGATGCAGACGCTCCTTTGTCTGCATTGCATCAGGAATTCTTCACTCATTTGGAGCGCTGTCTAAAAAAATAA
- the metE gene encoding 5-methyltetrahydropteroyltriglutamate--homocysteine S-methyltransferase, whose protein sequence is MNAHVLGFPRMGINRELKWALEKFWRGETTETALVSTAEELKQRHWNLQASAGMDLLPVGDFSLYDHILDTIAILGAVPQRFQHDGNTIDRKTYFHMARGNVEKSIPAMEMTKWFDSNYHYIVPELSPNMSFKKDNSQLLADIKTVKKLGHSPKPVLVGPLTFLLLAKETDGCNRWDHLERMTDVYCEVITEIAAHCSWIQIDEPILCTDLPAEAKTAFQSVYSKLRTVTNSTRVLLTTYFGDLGDNLDLALSLPVDGIHIDLIRGPNQLDEVLSKLPAHFTLSLGLVDGRNIWKTDLEAAARQVNIVRQKVKATHIMVGSSCSLLHSPVDISAEENLPPTLKQWMAFAAQKCEEIAALKHAATTAEKPPLFAENKTALLARAAHPEVIDLQTRERVQAITPEMFNRNSPFTERIAIQRNRLKLPLFPTTTIGSYPQTAEIRKARLEYKKGTLSEIKYIETMQGHIREVVDHQEELKLDVLVHGEPERNDMVEYFGQQLKGFCFTSNGWVQSYGSRCVKPPIIYGDISRPEKMTVDWAVYAQSLTKKPMKGMLTGPVTILCWSFVRNDMPRSEVCRQIALAIRDEAVDLETAGIDVIQIDEAALREGMPIRKIQQDEYLRWAVDCFKLASSGVKDSTQLHSHMCYSEFNVIMKSIAEMDADVISIEASRSGMELLDAFNAYQYPAEIGPGVYDIHSPRVPGADEIYWLLQKALKVIPAERLWVNPDCGLKTRAWPETLASLRNMVTATIRLRNEHTQQ, encoded by the coding sequence ATGAACGCGCACGTATTGGGTTTTCCCAGAATGGGGATAAACCGCGAATTAAAATGGGCACTCGAAAAATTCTGGCGAGGGGAAACAACAGAAACCGCACTCGTTTCCACAGCCGAAGAACTCAAGCAACGCCACTGGAATCTTCAGGCCTCGGCAGGGATGGACCTACTGCCGGTCGGTGACTTTTCTTTATACGACCATATTCTGGACACTATCGCCATACTCGGAGCAGTCCCTCAACGGTTCCAGCATGACGGGAATACAATCGACCGCAAAACATATTTCCATATGGCCAGGGGCAATGTCGAAAAAAGCATTCCGGCAATGGAAATGACCAAATGGTTTGATTCCAACTATCATTATATTGTCCCGGAACTCAGCCCCAATATGTCCTTCAAAAAGGACAACTCTCAACTACTGGCAGATATAAAAACGGTTAAAAAACTCGGACACTCGCCAAAACCAGTCCTTGTCGGCCCGCTCACCTTTCTCCTGCTTGCAAAAGAGACTGATGGCTGCAACCGGTGGGACCACCTTGAACGCATGACTGATGTCTATTGCGAAGTTATCACAGAAATCGCCGCACATTGTTCATGGATTCAAATTGATGAGCCGATCCTGTGCACCGACCTCCCAGCCGAAGCCAAAACAGCATTCCAGTCCGTGTATTCCAAACTGCGCACAGTCACCAACAGCACACGAGTGCTGCTCACAACCTACTTTGGCGATCTCGGTGACAATCTGGATCTGGCTTTGTCCCTGCCTGTTGACGGCATACATATAGACCTGATTCGTGGACCGAACCAACTGGATGAAGTCCTGTCCAAGCTGCCTGCTCATTTTACCCTCTCACTGGGACTCGTGGATGGAAGAAACATATGGAAGACAGATCTTGAAGCTGCAGCACGACAAGTGAATATCGTTCGCCAAAAGGTCAAAGCCACTCATATCATGGTTGGCTCCAGCTGCTCACTCCTCCACTCTCCCGTGGATATCTCTGCAGAAGAGAATCTACCCCCTACACTTAAACAATGGATGGCTTTTGCCGCTCAAAAATGCGAGGAAATTGCCGCTCTAAAACACGCTGCAACAACTGCCGAAAAGCCCCCGTTATTCGCCGAGAACAAAACCGCATTGCTTGCCCGGGCAGCTCATCCCGAGGTCATTGACCTTCAAACTCGCGAAAGAGTGCAGGCTATCACACCCGAAATGTTCAACCGTAATTCCCCCTTCACGGAACGCATTGCCATTCAACGTAATCGACTCAAGCTCCCGCTCTTCCCGACCACGACAATCGGTTCATATCCCCAGACAGCCGAGATACGAAAAGCCCGCCTTGAATACAAAAAAGGTACTCTTTCCGAAATCAAATACATTGAAACAATGCAAGGGCATATACGAGAGGTTGTCGATCATCAGGAAGAATTGAAGCTTGATGTTCTCGTGCATGGAGAACCGGAAAGAAACGATATGGTTGAATACTTCGGCCAACAACTCAAAGGATTCTGCTTCACTTCCAACGGGTGGGTCCAAAGTTACGGCAGTCGGTGCGTCAAGCCGCCGATCATATACGGAGACATTTCCCGTCCCGAAAAAATGACCGTGGATTGGGCGGTCTATGCGCAAAGCCTGACGAAGAAACCCATGAAAGGCATGTTAACCGGCCCGGTGACCATTTTGTGCTGGAGTTTTGTCCGTAATGACATGCCCCGAAGCGAAGTTTGCCGCCAGATTGCGCTGGCAATTCGCGATGAAGCTGTGGACCTCGAAACGGCTGGGATCGACGTCATTCAAATCGATGAAGCTGCTCTTCGTGAGGGCATGCCCATACGAAAAATCCAACAGGACGAATACCTGCGATGGGCCGTGGATTGTTTCAAATTGGCGTCCAGCGGCGTCAAGGATAGCACGCAACTGCACTCGCACATGTGTTACAGCGAATTCAACGTCATCATGAAATCCATTGCGGAAATGGATGCTGACGTCATTAGCATTGAAGCAAGCCGTAGCGGCATGGAATTGCTCGACGCTTTCAACGCATACCAATATCCCGCTGAAATCGGTCCGGGTGTCTACGACATTCATAGCCCCAGAGTTCCCGGTGCAGACGAAATATACTGGCTCTTGCAAAAAGCACTGAAAGTCATTCCCGCAGAACGTCTGTGGGTCAATCCCGATTGCGGCCTGAAGACTCGGGCATGGCCAGAAACTCTCGCCTCCCTAAGAAACATGGTCACTGCTACCATACGTTTAAGAAACGAACACACACAGCAATAA
- a CDS encoding BCCT family transporter, with translation MNSLVFWAPFSLIAFSVIIGLIMPDTFGLVVTTGQKFILKNFSWLFSITGLFCLIVISVAFFSQFGNIVIGGKKAKPVLNKWQWFSITLCTTIAINILFWPIVEPLQDMLAPPQALGFAANTYGSARFSLASMYMNWGLVPYSINALPALVFAICYYNLKRPFSLGSILFPIMGERANGSMGKVVDIVSLYALALGMGTSLGTGVLMLSGGLSRMFPFIESAPQTWGILIVIVMIICIISSISGVLRGMRILSELNAKLLFGLMAVVFIVGPTVFILDFSVESFGSFVGHFFERCLFTDSFRVDSWPQKWTVFSFANYMIWAPISALFLGRISKGYTVREFISVNVLFPMVYVFLHASVFSSTAIWQQIVGGVNLQANIATGVDEAVYVLLENLPLANFIIPVFLFAVFISFITAADSTTNAMASLTTKNLSESNQEAPPFLKIAWGVMIGTLAFIMLVFSGLDGMKTLTYLGGAPITLVIIGSAFSLIKLIQMQKKLDILQ, from the coding sequence TTGAACAGTTTAGTTTTCTGGGCACCATTTTCACTTATTGCATTTTCCGTGATTATTGGTTTGATAATGCCAGATACATTTGGCCTCGTCGTTACGACTGGTCAGAAGTTTATTCTTAAAAATTTCAGTTGGCTTTTCTCGATTACGGGATTGTTCTGTTTAATAGTTATCAGCGTTGCATTCTTTTCCCAGTTCGGTAACATTGTTATTGGTGGCAAAAAAGCCAAACCTGTATTGAATAAGTGGCAATGGTTTTCCATTACGTTATGTACTACTATTGCTATTAATATCTTGTTCTGGCCCATCGTTGAACCTCTTCAGGATATGCTCGCACCTCCGCAGGCTCTCGGATTTGCCGCAAACACCTATGGTTCTGCTCGTTTTTCTCTCGCCTCCATGTATATGAACTGGGGATTGGTTCCCTATTCAATCAACGCATTGCCCGCATTGGTGTTTGCAATCTGCTACTACAACCTTAAGCGTCCCTTCAGCTTGGGGTCTATCCTGTTTCCAATTATGGGAGAGAGAGCAAACGGGAGTATGGGGAAAGTCGTGGACATTGTTTCCCTCTATGCTTTGGCATTAGGTATGGGTACATCCCTCGGGACCGGTGTGCTTATGTTGTCCGGAGGCCTTTCAAGAATGTTTCCGTTCATTGAAAGTGCGCCACAGACGTGGGGTATACTCATCGTCATTGTCATGATCATCTGTATTATTTCTTCCATTAGCGGTGTGCTGAGAGGCATGCGTATTCTTTCAGAACTCAATGCCAAGTTGTTGTTTGGCCTGATGGCTGTTGTTTTTATTGTGGGCCCCACGGTCTTTATACTCGACTTCAGTGTTGAATCTTTTGGTTCCTTTGTCGGACATTTCTTTGAGCGGTGTCTGTTTACGGATTCGTTCCGCGTTGATTCATGGCCACAGAAATGGACAGTGTTTTCTTTTGCGAACTACATGATATGGGCACCGATCTCGGCATTGTTCCTCGGTCGAATTTCCAAAGGGTACACAGTCAGGGAGTTCATTTCCGTCAATGTCCTTTTCCCCATGGTTTATGTGTTCCTTCATGCTTCGGTTTTCAGCAGTACCGCAATTTGGCAGCAGATTGTCGGTGGTGTGAATTTGCAGGCAAACATTGCCACAGGTGTTGATGAGGCTGTGTATGTTTTGCTTGAAAACCTGCCTTTGGCGAACTTCATCATTCCTGTTTTTCTTTTTGCTGTGTTCATTTCCTTTATCACGGCTGCGGATTCAACCACCAACGCTATGGCTTCTCTCACGACAAAGAATCTCTCTGAGTCCAATCAGGAAGCACCTCCATTTCTCAAGATCGCATGGGGAGTGATGATTGGAACCCTCGCGTTTATCATGTTGGTCTTTTCAGGCCTCGATGGGATGAAAACTTTGACGTATCTTGGTGGAGCACCAATCACATTAGTGATAATAGGATCAGCGTTTTCCTTGATAAAGCTGATTCAGATGCAGAAGAAACTCGATATTCTGCAGTAA
- a CDS encoding IclR family transcriptional regulator, with protein MSNNIISSVARALDVLLYINSQKDPVGISTISKDMGIYKSTVFRTLATLEDRHFVQQDPETGKYTLGVSLFSMANKITLYDVFVPFVKELNQEFKETVNVSVLDKTTSGPYQSVVVVKEDAIDNVLSVSPQVGSKNDCYCSSVGKSLLAFSSDISDEILKKYEFKKYSPNTIASYDELVAELAKVKRDGYSLDNEEQEVGLICVGVPVFNKKGEAIAAMSVSGPSQRIQHINIENVVTRLKQVASEITELVQTSSRIK; from the coding sequence GTGTCTAATAATATTATCAGTTCAGTCGCAAGAGCGTTGGATGTCTTGTTGTATATAAACAGTCAAAAAGATCCGGTGGGCATATCAACCATCAGTAAGGATATGGGTATCTACAAAAGTACAGTGTTCCGTACTTTGGCGACATTGGAAGACAGGCATTTCGTGCAGCAGGACCCGGAAACCGGGAAGTACACATTGGGAGTCAGCCTGTTTTCCATGGCTAACAAGATCACGCTCTATGATGTGTTTGTACCGTTCGTCAAAGAGCTGAATCAAGAGTTCAAGGAAACGGTCAACGTGTCAGTTTTGGATAAAACGACTTCCGGGCCGTATCAAAGTGTTGTTGTGGTCAAGGAAGATGCCATCGATAACGTTCTGTCCGTCAGCCCGCAAGTTGGGTCAAAAAACGATTGTTATTGTTCATCGGTGGGCAAGAGCCTGCTCGCATTCTCTTCGGATATTTCCGACGAGATTTTGAAAAAGTATGAATTCAAGAAATATTCACCGAATACCATTGCCAGCTACGACGAATTGGTTGCGGAATTGGCGAAGGTCAAACGCGATGGATATTCTTTGGACAATGAAGAGCAGGAAGTCGGCCTCATCTGCGTTGGTGTCCCTGTTTTCAACAAGAAAGGGGAAGCCATTGCAGCCATGAGTGTGTCCGGTCCTTCCCAGCGCATCCAGCATATCAATATTGAAAATGTCGTAACCAGATTGAAGCAGGTTGCGAGTGAAATAACGGAATTGGTTCAGACATCAAGTCGTATCAAATAA
- the buk gene encoding butyrate kinase, translating to MKILAINPGGTSTKIAVFNNEEELFSENVMHQESELHDFDSVFDQFRYRKDVIVERLRANDYQIEDFDCVVGRGGLLKPVEGGTYEVNDAMIEDLRNAINGEHPSNLGPVIAKDIADSIDVPAFIVDPVSVDEFLDIAKISGISDLERSSWMHALNQKAVCRETAERLNGKYQDFNFIVAHLGSGISIAAHLKGCMIDGSGGRCDGPFSPERCGGLPSFPLVELCYSGKYTQKEMVSKISTKAGMFDYLGTKDMMDIENRYLAKEEKVVKVLDSFIYQTAKEIAAYGASLSGDVDRIIITGGIAHSDLIVEKLRERVGYLGQFEVIAGEKEMTALTLGALRVMSGTEEVQTY from the coding sequence GTGAAGATACTTGCTATCAACCCCGGTGGAACGTCCACCAAAATCGCTGTCTTCAATAATGAAGAAGAGCTTTTCAGCGAGAACGTCATGCATCAGGAGTCGGAGTTGCACGACTTTGACTCCGTGTTTGATCAATTTCGCTACCGCAAGGACGTCATCGTCGAGAGACTTCGGGCTAATGACTATCAGATCGAAGATTTTGATTGCGTTGTCGGACGCGGTGGACTGCTCAAACCGGTCGAAGGCGGCACGTATGAAGTGAATGACGCCATGATCGAAGATCTGCGTAACGCCATAAATGGTGAACATCCTTCGAATCTCGGGCCTGTCATTGCTAAGGATATCGCCGATTCCATTGATGTCCCTGCATTTATCGTTGACCCCGTGTCAGTGGATGAATTCCTCGATATCGCTAAGATTTCCGGGATTTCCGATCTTGAACGCTCCAGTTGGATGCACGCACTTAATCAGAAGGCTGTTTGTCGTGAAACTGCCGAGCGTCTCAACGGGAAATATCAGGATTTTAATTTTATCGTTGCGCATTTGGGGTCAGGAATTTCCATCGCTGCACACCTCAAGGGATGCATGATTGATGGAAGCGGCGGTCGCTGCGACGGTCCGTTTTCTCCCGAACGGTGCGGCGGTCTGCCGAGCTTCCCGTTGGTCGAACTTTGCTACAGCGGAAAATATACCCAGAAAGAAATGGTGAGCAAGATCAGCACCAAGGCGGGCATGTTCGATTACCTCGGCACCAAGGACATGATGGACATTGAAAACAGGTACTTGGCCAAGGAAGAAAAGGTCGTGAAAGTACTGGATTCTTTTATTTATCAGACTGCCAAGGAAATCGCTGCGTATGGTGCGTCACTGAGCGGTGACGTTGACCGTATCATTATCACTGGTGGCATCGCCCATTCGGACTTGATTGTTGAGAAACTCAGGGAACGGGTTGGCTATCTGGGACAGTTTGAGGTCATTGCCGGTGAAAAGGAAATGACGGCACTCACTCTTGGTGCACTCCGCGTCATGAGCGGAACCGAAGAAGTACAAACATATTAA
- a CDS encoding phosphate acyltransferase — translation MLKDFNELIEKAKSGRQYKVCVAAAQDGELLHAVKLAVDMGFMRPVLVGNEKIVRDLAAEVGLTDFELVACDDVDECAAVAVEIVKSGQADVLMKGIINTATYMRAILNRETGLRNGSLISALAVYDLKEYHKLIYCSDSGINTAPDVEQKQAILVNALGAMKRLGMDCPNVAALTASETVHPKIQASVDADMLVKLAEKGEIPSCVIEGPIAFDVAFDRHAAEHKGIDSKVSGEVDLILAPNIETGNALGKSWLTLSNAKWAGVVLGTTHPVVLGSRSDTAEVKINSIALACLLAQS, via the coding sequence GTGCTGAAAGATTTCAATGAATTAATCGAAAAAGCCAAGTCTGGCAGGCAATACAAGGTGTGTGTTGCCGCTGCCCAAGACGGAGAATTGCTGCATGCCGTCAAACTGGCCGTGGACATGGGATTCATGCGTCCGGTTCTGGTTGGCAATGAAAAAATAGTTCGTGATTTGGCTGCTGAAGTCGGATTGACCGATTTCGAATTGGTCGCATGTGATGACGTTGACGAGTGCGCGGCTGTTGCCGTTGAAATCGTTAAATCCGGTCAGGCTGACGTACTCATGAAGGGCATTATCAACACTGCCACATACATGCGTGCGATCCTGAACAGGGAGACAGGGCTGCGAAACGGGAGCCTTATCAGTGCCTTGGCCGTCTACGATCTCAAAGAATATCACAAGCTGATTTATTGTAGTGACAGCGGGATAAACACTGCTCCCGATGTGGAGCAGAAGCAGGCAATTCTCGTCAATGCCCTTGGGGCCATGAAGCGCCTTGGCATGGATTGTCCCAACGTGGCTGCACTGACAGCAAGTGAAACCGTTCATCCAAAAATCCAGGCTTCAGTTGATGCCGATATGCTCGTGAAACTGGCAGAAAAGGGGGAAATTCCGAGTTGTGTCATTGAAGGCCCGATCGCTTTTGACGTGGCTTTTGATCGGCACGCGGCAGAGCACAAAGGTATCGACAGCAAAGTCAGCGGCGAGGTCGATTTGATTCTCGCACCTAACATTGAGACCGGGAATGCGCTTGGCAAATCCTGGTTGACTCTCAGCAATGCGAAATGGGCAGGGGTTGTGCTTGGAACGACTCATCCTGTGGTGCTCGGATCTCGTTCCGATACCGCAGAGGTGAAGATCAATTCCATTGCTCTCGCCTGCCTCCTGGCTCAGTCCTAG